In one Hyphomicrobium sp. 99 genomic region, the following are encoded:
- a CDS encoding SDR family NAD(P)-dependent oxidoreductase, translating into MMSNGSPKALIVGASRGLGLALVAEYLSRGWDVVGTVRGNGRTGLHDLKDKVGAALEIETVDIVQQDQVAALRKRLSGQVFDLLFVNAGVANDPDETIGDVSTEEFIRLMVTNTLSPMRVIETFGDLVTPAGTIGVMSSGLGSVADNEHGGWEIYRGSKAALNTLMRSYAARHRKDGRSLLIIAPGWVRTDMGGPHAALDIKESIPRVVDVITAQSGKPGLRYLNYQGQTVRW; encoded by the coding sequence ATGATGTCCAACGGAAGTCCCAAGGCCCTCATCGTCGGAGCGTCGCGGGGCCTTGGCCTTGCTCTCGTCGCAGAATATCTCTCGCGCGGGTGGGATGTCGTCGGCACCGTTCGTGGTAATGGCCGAACCGGACTTCATGACCTCAAGGACAAAGTTGGTGCGGCACTCGAGATCGAAACCGTCGACATCGTCCAGCAGGATCAAGTGGCGGCTCTGCGCAAGCGGCTTTCGGGCCAAGTTTTCGACTTGCTGTTTGTGAATGCCGGCGTTGCCAACGATCCGGATGAGACGATCGGAGATGTTTCGACCGAAGAGTTCATCCGCCTGATGGTCACGAATACGCTCAGCCCGATGCGGGTCATCGAGACCTTCGGCGATCTCGTGACACCGGCGGGAACGATCGGCGTGATGTCATCCGGGCTTGGCAGCGTGGCGGATAACGAGCATGGCGGATGGGAGATCTATCGCGGTAGCAAGGCCGCTCTCAACACGCTGATGCGCAGCTATGCGGCCCGGCACCGGAAAGACGGCCGTTCGCTCCTGATCATCGCGCCGGGTTGGGTGCGCACCGACATGGGTGGTCCGCACGCCGCGCTCGACATCAAGGAAAGCATCCCGCGCGTGGTGGATGTGATCACAGCTCAATCGGGAAAGCCCGGCCTCAGATATCTCAACTATCAGGGCCAGACCGTTCGCTGGTGA
- the dusA gene encoding tRNA dihydrouridine(20/20a) synthase DusA, giving the protein MDWTDRHCRVFHRGLTKRALLYTEMVTADAVIRGDRQRLIGFSAVEHPIALQLGGSDPAKLAEAAAIGAEFGYDEINLNIGCPSDRVQEGRFGACLMAEPELVAACVSAMRKSQPMPVTVKCRIGIDEQDAEADLQRFINVVAATGVSTFIVHARKAWLKGLSPKENREVPPLDYQRVYRLKARHPELTIVINGGIETLDDACRHLKHVDGVMLGRAAYQHPYILADVDRRIFEETTPAPTRGEALARLLPYAEGHIGKGGRLSNITRHVLGLYHGQPRGRAFRRLLSERATNPSATVAVLADAIALAEHEFGREDRSDAA; this is encoded by the coding sequence ATGGACTGGACTGACCGGCATTGCCGCGTCTTCCACCGTGGGCTGACGAAACGTGCGCTGCTTTATACCGAAATGGTCACCGCCGACGCCGTCATCCGCGGCGATCGCCAGCGCTTGATCGGCTTCTCGGCCGTCGAGCACCCGATCGCCCTTCAGCTTGGCGGCTCGGACCCGGCAAAGCTCGCCGAAGCGGCGGCAATCGGCGCAGAGTTTGGCTATGACGAAATCAATCTCAACATCGGCTGCCCGTCGGACCGCGTCCAGGAAGGCCGATTCGGCGCCTGCCTGATGGCGGAGCCCGAACTCGTCGCGGCATGCGTTTCCGCGATGCGCAAGAGCCAGCCGATGCCCGTCACCGTCAAATGCCGTATCGGCATCGACGAGCAGGATGCCGAAGCTGATTTGCAGCGGTTCATCAACGTCGTGGCGGCGACCGGCGTCAGCACGTTCATCGTCCACGCACGCAAGGCGTGGCTGAAGGGATTGTCGCCGAAAGAAAACCGTGAGGTTCCGCCACTCGATTACCAGCGCGTTTATCGCCTGAAGGCGAGGCATCCTGAACTCACCATCGTGATCAACGGCGGTATCGAAACGCTTGATGACGCGTGCCGCCATCTCAAACATGTCGACGGCGTCATGCTCGGTCGTGCCGCGTATCAGCATCCCTACATCCTCGCGGACGTCGATCGCAGGATCTTCGAAGAGACCACACCCGCACCAACGCGCGGGGAAGCCTTGGCTCGACTGCTTCCATATGCAGAAGGGCACATTGGCAAAGGCGGCCGCTTGTCGAACATCACGCGACATGTTCTCGGTCTCTACCATGGCCAGCCGCGCGGCCGTGCATTCCGCCGCCTGCTGAGTGAGCGCGCAACAAACCCATCTGCAACGGTTGCTGTGCTGGCGGATGCGATAGCTCTCGCCGAGCACGAGTTCGGTCGCGAAGACCGATCGGACGCGGCTTAG
- a CDS encoding sulfite exporter TauE/SafE family protein, whose product MTAAISTEHLIALLALLAGAGLLAGFLSGLLGIGGGGIIVPVLYEVFGAAGVPEDVRMHVTLGTTLAVIAPTVFRSFSAFRARGSVDIDVVKRMGPWIVFGVIAGIVIANYASSEVLRWIWVVFGTALAVKMFLGRDDWQIADKLPRPPWLEAAAGFIGLISTLMGIGGATFTVPLLTLYGMPLLRAVGTATGIGTIIAVPGIAGYIISGWGEAGLPPLSLGYVNLGACVIAPLAVLTAPLGVKVAHGISKRTLELAFAVFLTTVVARFLWTLLT is encoded by the coding sequence ATGACCGCCGCCATATCGACGGAACATCTGATCGCGTTGCTCGCGCTGCTTGCGGGCGCCGGTTTACTCGCAGGATTTTTATCGGGTCTGCTCGGCATCGGCGGCGGCGGCATCATCGTGCCTGTGCTTTACGAGGTATTTGGAGCGGCAGGCGTTCCCGAAGACGTCAGAATGCACGTCACGCTCGGGACGACGCTCGCCGTCATCGCACCGACCGTGTTTCGGTCTTTCTCTGCGTTTCGGGCGCGCGGCAGCGTCGATATCGATGTCGTCAAACGGATGGGCCCCTGGATCGTCTTCGGAGTGATCGCCGGTATCGTCATCGCGAATTACGCGAGCAGCGAAGTTCTTCGATGGATCTGGGTCGTTTTCGGAACGGCCCTCGCGGTGAAGATGTTTCTAGGTCGAGACGACTGGCAAATCGCCGATAAGCTTCCGCGACCGCCGTGGCTTGAGGCTGCAGCAGGCTTCATTGGCCTCATCTCGACCTTGATGGGAATTGGCGGCGCGACCTTCACCGTTCCACTTTTGACACTCTACGGAATGCCGCTGCTGAGAGCGGTCGGAACGGCGACCGGCATCGGCACGATAATCGCGGTACCCGGCATTGCCGGATACATCATATCCGGCTGGGGCGAGGCGGGTCTCCCGCCGCTTTCGCTGGGCTACGTCAACCTCGGCGCATGCGTGATCGCACCACTTGCAGTATTAACCGCGCCGTTGGGCGTAAAGGTCGCCCACGGCATTTCCAAGCGTACGCTCGAACTCGCGTTCGCCGTTTTTCTGACGACTGTCGTCGCGCGTTTTCTTTGGACGTTGCTGACTTGA
- a CDS encoding phosphomannomutase/phosphoglucomutase, protein MLPKPRADLKPNTADFERFPLVKPTGFREYDARWLYPQEINLMGLNAVGLGMATLFARRGVPKRLVVGHDYRSYSAAVKQALMTGLLAGGCEVYDIGLALSPMAYFAQFELDVEGVAMVTASHNDNGWTGIKMGLSRPLTFGPDDMSELKSIVLNGDFKEQSGGKYIFVPDLEERYIKALTNRPKFKRRLKVVAASGNGTAGAFAPKVLEALGCEVVPLNADLDYTFPNHNPNPEDMKMLHAVSAKVLETSADVGLAFDGDGDRCGVVANDGHEIFADKVGVMLARDISSIYPNAKFVVDVKSTGLFSTDPVLLGNGATTSYWKTGHSYIKRYNFEHKTLVGFEKSGHFFFNEPLGRGYDDGLVSAIAVCDMLDRNPGKTVADLRDALPKTYGSPTMSPHCDDEKKYNVVDRITEHYKRQQESGGHVAGQAIRELITVNGVRVMLEDGTWGLVRASSNKPELVVVVESPTSEANMKAIFKDIDQQLARFPEVGEYNQKIAV, encoded by the coding sequence ATGTTGCCGAAGCCACGCGCCGACCTGAAGCCGAATACCGCCGACTTTGAGCGTTTCCCGCTCGTCAAGCCGACCGGGTTTCGCGAATACGATGCTCGGTGGCTCTACCCTCAAGAAATCAACCTCATGGGCCTCAACGCCGTTGGCCTCGGGATGGCAACGCTCTTCGCCCGGCGCGGCGTTCCGAAACGTCTTGTGGTCGGGCATGACTACCGGTCGTATTCCGCCGCCGTGAAGCAGGCGCTGATGACGGGCCTTCTGGCTGGCGGGTGCGAAGTCTACGACATCGGGCTCGCACTTTCGCCGATGGCCTACTTTGCGCAATTCGAACTCGATGTCGAAGGCGTCGCGATGGTGACGGCGAGCCACAACGACAACGGCTGGACCGGCATCAAGATGGGATTGTCGCGGCCGTTGACGTTCGGACCCGACGACATGTCCGAATTGAAGTCCATCGTTCTCAACGGCGACTTCAAAGAGCAGTCGGGCGGCAAATATATTTTCGTTCCCGATCTCGAAGAACGTTACATCAAGGCGCTGACGAACCGTCCGAAGTTCAAGCGCCGTCTCAAGGTCGTCGCCGCGAGCGGCAACGGCACGGCAGGCGCCTTCGCGCCGAAGGTTCTGGAAGCGCTCGGCTGCGAAGTCGTGCCACTCAATGCCGACCTCGATTACACATTCCCAAACCACAATCCCAATCCCGAAGACATGAAGATGCTTCATGCGGTCTCGGCGAAGGTTCTCGAGACCAGCGCGGATGTCGGCCTAGCCTTTGACGGTGACGGCGATCGCTGTGGTGTCGTTGCCAACGACGGGCATGAAATCTTCGCGGACAAGGTCGGCGTGATGCTGGCGCGCGATATTTCGTCGATCTATCCGAACGCGAAGTTTGTCGTCGACGTCAAATCGACCGGACTGTTCTCGACCGACCCGGTGCTGCTCGGAAATGGCGCAACGACCAGCTACTGGAAGACGGGCCACAGCTACATCAAGCGCTACAATTTCGAGCACAAAACGCTCGTCGGCTTCGAGAAGTCGGGACACTTCTTCTTCAACGAGCCTCTCGGCCGTGGCTACGACGACGGGTTGGTTTCGGCTATCGCCGTTTGCGATATGCTCGATCGCAATCCGGGAAAAACGGTTGCGGATCTCCGCGATGCACTGCCGAAGACCTACGGCTCGCCAACCATGTCGCCCCATTGCGATGACGAGAAAAAGTACAATGTCGTCGATCGCATCACCGAGCACTATAAGCGCCAACAGGAAAGCGGCGGGCACGTCGCCGGTCAGGCGATCCGCGAGCTCATCACCGTCAACGGCGTGCGCGTGATGCTCGAAGACGGAACGTGGGGATTGGTTCGCGCCTCGTCGAACAAGCCGGAGCTCGTCGTCGTCGTCGAAAGCCCGACGTCGGAAGCGAATATGAAAGCGATCTTCAAAGACATCGATCAGCAGCTCGCGCGCTTTCCTGAGGTCGGCGAGTACAATCAGAAAATCGCAGTTTAA
- a CDS encoding TIGR02281 family clan AA aspartic protease, whose protein sequence is MSSATVSLFGSFALAAVGAAGLAYTLTHPGVVAGFIERAKTTSGLSQQSSSAQSDGALPGTDDAPRGQSGIVTLPAGDYGHFRAEADINGREVDVMVDTGASLVALTYEDARRAGISVEPSDFTHTAQTANGIARVAPVTIPRISIGSITVRNVPGVVSERGASERTLLGMSFLGRLSRVEMRGGTLVLQE, encoded by the coding sequence ATGTCATCAGCAACTGTCAGTCTGTTTGGCTCCTTCGCGCTCGCGGCGGTGGGAGCTGCAGGCCTAGCTTATACGCTGACGCATCCCGGCGTTGTGGCCGGCTTTATAGAGCGCGCCAAAACGACATCCGGTCTTTCGCAGCAATCATCCTCTGCTCAAAGCGACGGCGCTCTACCCGGCACGGACGATGCCCCTCGCGGCCAATCCGGCATCGTGACATTGCCCGCGGGCGACTACGGTCACTTCCGGGCCGAAGCTGACATCAACGGACGCGAAGTCGATGTCATGGTCGATACCGGAGCATCCCTCGTCGCTCTCACCTACGAGGATGCGCGACGAGCGGGGATCTCGGTGGAGCCCTCGGACTTCACCCACACGGCCCAGACAGCGAACGGCATCGCCCGAGTTGCACCTGTCACAATTCCGCGCATCAGCATCGGCAGTATTACCGTCAGAAACGTTCCCGGAGTTGTATCGGAGCGCGGCGCGTCCGAGCGGACCCTGCTGGGAATGTCGTTTCTCGGGCGGCTCTCCCGTGTCGAAATGCGCGGTGGCACCCTCGTGCTGCAAGAGTAA
- a CDS encoding TIGR02281 family clan AA aspartic protease codes for MLGFLLTVILGLGTLLAATVFGGVKLDAAPDLPVAATVIAILVALYMATLLNHRGERRLALWPTLAACISGAVLVAGAFNKSAPFALSDFIPSATTSVDAAQPRRDMPASVRIRQTDDGTFLANSEVNGQAMTVRIDTGSATVVLRQSDAEKAGIDVSHLTFDTPLKTANGTSYLAPVRLKSVRIGPLAIDDVEGLVARPGTLNENLLGTSFLRRLASYQVTGNFATLRQ; via the coding sequence ATGCTCGGCTTTCTTCTAACGGTCATTCTTGGGCTTGGAACGCTGCTCGCCGCGACGGTCTTTGGCGGAGTGAAGCTCGACGCCGCTCCCGATCTACCGGTTGCGGCAACCGTGATCGCAATTCTGGTCGCGCTTTACATGGCGACGCTGCTCAACCATCGGGGTGAGCGACGGCTTGCTTTGTGGCCGACGCTTGCTGCGTGCATCTCGGGCGCCGTTCTCGTCGCGGGGGCATTCAATAAGAGCGCGCCATTTGCGTTGTCTGATTTCATCCCCAGCGCAACAACCAGCGTGGATGCGGCTCAGCCGAGACGGGACATGCCTGCCTCGGTGCGCATCCGGCAGACCGACGACGGCACTTTTCTCGCCAACTCTGAAGTCAACGGACAAGCGATGACGGTTCGAATCGACACCGGCTCCGCGACGGTCGTTCTCCGGCAATCGGACGCCGAAAAGGCCGGCATCGACGTCAGCCATCTGACTTTCGATACGCCTCTCAAGACTGCCAACGGAACGAGTTACCTTGCTCCGGTCCGGCTGAAGTCGGTGCGCATCGGACCGTTGGCGATCGACGATGTGGAAGGGCTTGTGGCGCGGCCCGGAACTCTCAACGAAAACCTGCTCGGTACAAGTTTCTTAAGACGTCTGGCGTCATATCAAGTCACCGGCAATTTTGCGACGCTTCGGCAATAG
- a CDS encoding HAMP domain-containing sensor histidine kinase, which translates to MDDNAYSVEPAAEQLARPARRGRSRDELKSFRDRLTHGTVHKPEFEYELLTMFARNETSAPFAMPALCFIFYITSMFWASFTEATTWIAIVSISRVYMLDQCRRLLSIPRTEVNVGQWRRHFTRIELVNGFALAAFALIGMSISNPAGVSPATFSSHVFIFATLMVVLAIRMTFASTLPRLFLAGTVPMTVAVAGRLFTLGDPFYFALASMAIGIHVFFVYLARGLHSTALAMVEFRAEKDSLISELEEAGAISDEARRRAESANKAKSRFLATMSHELRTPLNAIMGFSEVMEKELLGPIGSDIYRDYARSIYQSGDHLLCIINEILDLSRIEAGRYDLHEEAMRLTDIAEDCQRLVKIKADAKSLTFVEDFAPDLPHVWADPRALRQICLNLLSNALKFTPKGGQITLMVGHTQDGGQFMTVADTGPGIPKEEIPRVLQAFGQGSLAHETAEGGTGLGLPIVQNLIHLHGGTFDLQSELRKGTEVTVTLPSRRVLHSIAPLQPLGQERHRDPAPRPARQPRMRSASPFAPENVAWKVAGDAR; encoded by the coding sequence ATGGACGATAACGCCTACAGCGTCGAGCCGGCAGCTGAACAGCTAGCGCGTCCGGCGCGACGAGGTCGTTCTCGGGATGAGCTCAAATCATTCCGGGATAGGCTGACGCACGGCACCGTCCATAAGCCCGAGTTCGAATACGAACTGCTCACGATGTTCGCGCGCAACGAAACCAGCGCGCCCTTCGCGATGCCGGCACTTTGCTTCATCTTCTACATCACGTCGATGTTCTGGGCGTCGTTCACCGAGGCGACGACTTGGATCGCCATCGTCTCGATCTCTCGCGTCTACATGCTCGACCAATGCCGGCGCTTGCTTTCCATTCCGCGGACCGAAGTCAATGTCGGTCAATGGCGCCGTCATTTCACCCGGATCGAACTCGTCAACGGCTTCGCACTTGCTGCTTTCGCGCTTATCGGCATGTCGATCAGCAATCCGGCCGGCGTTTCGCCCGCGACGTTCTCCTCGCATGTCTTCATTTTCGCGACACTGATGGTAGTGCTCGCGATCCGCATGACGTTCGCCTCGACGCTCCCTCGCCTTTTCCTGGCGGGCACGGTGCCGATGACAGTTGCCGTCGCGGGCCGGCTCTTCACGCTCGGTGACCCCTTCTATTTCGCGCTTGCCTCGATGGCGATCGGCATTCACGTGTTCTTCGTCTATCTCGCGCGCGGCTTGCATTCGACGGCGCTCGCGATGGTAGAATTCCGTGCCGAGAAGGATAGCCTGATCTCGGAACTCGAAGAGGCAGGCGCCATTTCCGATGAAGCGCGCCGCCGCGCGGAATCTGCCAACAAGGCCAAATCACGCTTTCTCGCCACGATGAGCCATGAGCTTCGCACCCCGCTCAATGCGATCATGGGTTTTTCCGAGGTGATGGAGAAAGAGCTGCTCGGCCCGATCGGGAGCGACATCTATCGCGATTATGCGCGCAGCATTTATCAGAGCGGCGATCATCTGCTGTGCATCATCAACGAAATTCTCGATCTCTCGCGTATCGAAGCGGGGCGCTACGATCTGCATGAGGAGGCGATGCGGCTCACCGACATCGCGGAGGATTGCCAACGCCTCGTGAAGATCAAGGCCGATGCGAAATCGCTGACGTTCGTCGAAGACTTTGCGCCGGATTTACCGCATGTCTGGGCCGATCCGCGGGCACTGCGCCAGATCTGTCTCAACCTGCTCTCGAACGCCCTGAAGTTCACGCCGAAGGGTGGCCAGATCACGCTCATGGTCGGCCACACGCAGGACGGCGGACAGTTCATGACGGTGGCGGACACGGGGCCAGGTATTCCGAAGGAAGAAATTCCGCGCGTGCTGCAGGCCTTCGGCCAAGGGTCGCTCGCGCATGAGACAGCCGAGGGCGGCACAGGCCTCGGACTTCCGATCGTACAGAACCTCATTCATCTGCATGGCGGTACGTTCGACCTGCAGTCGGAATTGCGGAAGGGAACGGAAGTCACCGTCACGCTTCCGTCCCGCCGCGTTCTTCATTCAATTGCGCCGTTGCAACCGCTCGGTCAGGAACGTCACCGCGATCCAGCGCCACGTCCGGCACGGCAGCCACGCATGCGTTCTGCTTCGCCATTCGCGCCGGAAAACGTGGCCTGGAAGGTCGCGGGCGATGCGCGATAA
- a CDS encoding thermonuclease family protein: MTLTVAGMAIFAGRDHWRFFQSRNDPFPPSVSGAGRPIDGDSLWVDGNEVRLQGIDAPEGRHTCRRNGEVWSCGEDAHRELARAIGSDTVTCRVSQRDVYGRLLARCTAGGRDLNARMVAIGMAIAYGVYTTEEADARSSRRGLWAGEFDPPGKWRAENNSKFGR, from the coding sequence TTGACGTTAACCGTCGCCGGAATGGCTATTTTCGCAGGCCGCGACCATTGGCGCTTTTTCCAAAGCCGCAATGACCCGTTTCCGCCCAGCGTTAGCGGCGCCGGCCGCCCCATCGATGGCGATAGCCTCTGGGTGGACGGCAACGAGGTGAGGCTGCAGGGAATTGATGCGCCGGAAGGTCGCCATACATGCCGGCGCAACGGCGAGGTCTGGAGTTGCGGCGAAGACGCTCACCGCGAGCTTGCCCGTGCCATCGGCAGCGATACGGTCACGTGCAGGGTCAGTCAGAGAGATGTCTACGGTCGGCTTCTTGCCCGCTGCACGGCCGGCGGCCGCGACCTCAATGCCCGCATGGTGGCGATCGGAATGGCCATCGCCTATGGGGTTTACACGACTGAAGAAGCCGACGCCCGTTCATCGCGGCGTGGGCTGTGGGCAGGCGAATTCGACCCGCCGGGCAAATGGCGAGCCGAGAACAATTCAAAATTCGGGAGGTAG
- a CDS encoding glutathione S-transferase family protein codes for MRIIETHAAPSPRRVNIFLAEKGIDVPREELNMMVDDLKTGDFAKLNPWARVPVLILDDGRAISETVAICRYFEEISPEPALFGVGPVGKAEVEMWNRRIEIGLYNAVFAVFRHLHPKMAHLEVPQIAEWGEANKEKVAHELKRIDARLSESPFFAGENYSIADITALVAIDFMKPARLGLPEGFSNVMRWHREVSARPSAKA; via the coding sequence TTGCGGATCATCGAAACGCATGCAGCCCCAAGTCCGCGACGGGTCAACATCTTCCTCGCCGAAAAAGGCATCGATGTTCCGCGCGAGGAACTGAACATGATGGTCGATGACCTCAAGACCGGGGACTTCGCGAAGCTCAATCCTTGGGCTCGGGTGCCGGTGCTTATCCTCGATGACGGCCGGGCGATCTCCGAGACGGTCGCCATCTGCCGCTATTTCGAAGAGATCTCGCCCGAGCCTGCCTTGTTCGGTGTTGGCCCCGTCGGCAAAGCCGAAGTCGAAATGTGGAACAGGCGCATCGAGATCGGCCTCTACAACGCAGTGTTCGCCGTTTTCAGGCATTTGCACCCGAAGATGGCGCACCTCGAAGTTCCGCAAATCGCGGAGTGGGGCGAAGCCAACAAGGAAAAGGTCGCGCACGAATTGAAGCGGATCGATGCGCGTCTGTCGGAAAGCCCGTTTTTTGCCGGCGAAAACTATTCTATCGCCGACATTACCGCTCTCGTTGCCATCGATTTCATGAAGCCAGCTCGCCTCGGTCTGCCCGAAGGTTTCAGCAACGTCATGCGCTGGCACCGTGAGGTTTCAGCGCGGCCGAGCGCCAAGGCTTGA
- a CDS encoding TIGR01244 family sulfur transferase — translation MSPIRPISDSVSISSWLDKDDFSDVKALGFQRVINFRPDNEARDQIPSTEAEAAAREAGLHYTHIPVTRQNLFTDEVVRKAVSEFAPGERTLAYCASGQRAAIVWAAVTARSRPVDEVLSSAQGCGFDLRLVRDDLEAQAVRAQQSET, via the coding sequence ATGTCCCCGATCAGGCCCATTTCAGATAGCGTATCCATAAGCAGTTGGCTGGACAAAGACGACTTCAGTGATGTGAAGGCGCTCGGTTTTCAGAGGGTGATCAATTTCCGTCCGGATAACGAGGCGCGAGATCAGATCCCGAGCACCGAGGCGGAAGCAGCCGCCCGCGAGGCAGGTCTTCATTATACGCATATTCCCGTTACCCGGCAGAACCTCTTCACAGACGAGGTCGTTCGCAAAGCTGTAAGTGAATTCGCACCGGGAGAACGGACGCTCGCATATTGTGCCTCGGGTCAGCGGGCCGCGATTGTCTGGGCAGCTGTAACCGCGCGTTCGCGCCCCGTCGACGAGGTGCTTTCCTCTGCCCAAGGCTGCGGCTTCGATCTCCGGCTCGTGCGAGATGACCTCGAGGCGCAAGCTGTTCGCGCGCAGCAGTCGGAAACCTGA
- a CDS encoding Lrp/AsnC family transcriptional regulator has protein sequence MLDEMDVKILRILQQDCTRPVADIGKEVGLSTTPCWRRVQKLEESGVIQRRVAILNAQEVNAGVMVFVSIKTDKHSLTWLEKFHAAVAEFPEVVEFYRMSGDIDYLLRVAVPDIAAYDAFYKKLISRVDIAKVSSAFAMEQIKYTTALPLQFAITERSSKSERAEV, from the coding sequence ATGTTAGACGAAATGGATGTGAAGATTCTGCGCATTCTTCAGCAGGATTGCACCCGCCCGGTGGCCGATATCGGCAAGGAGGTTGGGCTATCGACCACGCCATGCTGGCGCCGAGTCCAGAAGCTCGAAGAATCTGGCGTCATCCAACGCCGCGTTGCGATCCTCAACGCTCAGGAGGTAAATGCCGGTGTCATGGTGTTCGTGTCCATCAAGACCGACAAACATTCTCTGACCTGGCTCGAGAAGTTCCACGCCGCCGTCGCCGAGTTTCCCGAAGTCGTCGAATTTTACCGTATGTCGGGGGATATCGACTACCTGCTCCGCGTCGCGGTACCCGACATCGCCGCCTACGATGCCTTCTACAAGAAGCTCATCTCACGCGTGGATATCGCCAAGGTTTCGTCGGCCTTTGCGATGGAGCAGATCAAGTACACCACCGCACTGCCGCTGCAGTTCGCGATTACCGAACGCTCATCGAAGAGCGAACGCGCAGAAGTCTGA
- a CDS encoding NAD(P)-dependent oxidoreductase — MAKVAWLGLGVMGYPMAGHLKVRGGHDVVVYNRTAAKAEKWKEEFGGTVAATPAEAARDCDAVFACVGNDDDLRSVTTGAGGAFENMRTGAIFIDHTTASAKVARELAAAAEKRGCKFLDCPVSGGQAGAEGGTLTVMAGGDEGAFATAEPLIKSFARSIRRMGPSGSGQLAKMANQIAIAGLVQGLAESIHFAECAGLDVEALIGTISKGAAQSWQMDNRWKTMHERKFDFGFAVDWMRKDLAICFDEAASNGADLAVAKLVDRFYGEVQELGGRRWDTSSLIARLQAKKEV; from the coding sequence ATGGCGAAAGTAGCGTGGCTGGGTTTGGGCGTCATGGGCTATCCCATGGCTGGCCATTTGAAGGTGCGTGGCGGCCACGATGTCGTCGTCTACAATCGAACGGCCGCAAAAGCCGAAAAGTGGAAAGAGGAGTTCGGCGGGACCGTCGCCGCAACTCCAGCTGAAGCGGCGCGCGATTGCGATGCCGTGTTCGCCTGCGTCGGCAACGACGACGATCTCCGCAGCGTCACGACCGGGGCCGGCGGGGCCTTCGAGAACATGCGAACAGGTGCGATTTTCATCGACCATACGACGGCATCGGCAAAGGTCGCGCGGGAACTCGCGGCAGCCGCGGAAAAACGAGGCTGCAAGTTTCTTGATTGTCCGGTTTCCGGCGGACAGGCCGGCGCCGAGGGCGGAACTCTGACAGTTATGGCCGGCGGCGATGAAGGCGCGTTCGCGACTGCAGAGCCTTTGATCAAAAGTTTTGCTCGCAGCATTCGCCGAATGGGCCCATCCGGCTCGGGACAGCTCGCCAAGATGGCGAACCAAATTGCCATTGCTGGTCTCGTTCAGGGATTAGCCGAATCCATTCACTTCGCAGAATGCGCCGGGCTCGATGTCGAAGCGTTGATCGGCACGATTTCGAAAGGCGCCGCGCAATCATGGCAGATGGACAATCGCTGGAAGACGATGCACGAGCGAAAGTTCGACTTCGGCTTCGCGGTTGATTGGATGCGCAAGGATCTCGCGATCTGCTTCGATGAAGCGGCGTCCAACGGCGCTGACCTGGCGGTCGCCAAGCTCGTCGACCGGTTCTACGGCGAGGTGCAGGAACTCGGCGGTCGCCGCTGGGACACGTCGAGTCTCATCGCTAGGCTTCAAGCAAAGAAGGAAGTCTGA